Within Fusarium keratoplasticum isolate Fu6.1 chromosome 8, whole genome shotgun sequence, the genomic segment GGGAGTATGGTGTTTGCATCCTCCACATCAATGACTATTCTACCCAGGTAGATCAATCAGAAGTCAAGTCTCGGAGCCAAACGCAGGAACCAATGTATCCGTCAAGCGCGTCAGGATTCCATTGGCTCTCAAGTATGGGGGTCTAAAACTGAATCAGGAGCTGAAATTGGTTCTGTCTGGATATCCGACCTCCTCGCGGATAGAGATGATAGCCGCTGGTCACAGTCTCAAGAGTGCTCGGATGCCTATGAGTGAAGTAGACCTATCTGTATTCAACACTTCTCATGGCACTAATAATCAGAATGCCTCATTTGAAACGGTGCATCCTAATTCTTGAAACAATAtcgctgttgttgttgtctataggtggttgttgatgaacaAAAGGTGAGCCAGCGTTGAAACATCCTCCCTATGTCAACCACCCACAGGTACCAATACGCACTATCAGAATAAGCATCACTGCAACTCTACAGGTTAAGCATATCTCACCTCTCAAACAAGGTTATGACTCAGTCTGTTCAAATCCAGGGTCCAAAACGACTTGTCTACGTTCGCCACACAACATGAACCCCCAAGACCGCCTCTCCCGACAAGCCACATCAAATCCACCCATACACAGTGAACAAAAACTGCAACACGAATCCATTCCCTTCCCTTTTTGTATAGCCTTagatctcttcctctcctctcgttGGTGGCTTCCCCTGTCGGTTTCGAATACGACCAGAAATGATTGGCTCTCGTGCTCCCAAGGTCAAACACCACCACACCCAAGACTGTAACCACAGCCGCAATTGGGACTGATGCGGTGAAACGGGTGTTTCTTGCTTCTGGGGTTTTTCTCGTTGGTCGTCATGTGCTTTCGCGACGCGCTCGACGCGGGGGGCTGAGGGCCAGTGGTTGTCGGCGCAACGCAGGctgttgaagttgttgatCTAAGATATAAAGACTGGAGCATACACATCACCAGAATCAgaacatcttcttcagcgtGTGTTTTTTCAACTATTCATTTTTAAGATATCATCAGCTTGCATTCACTTTGGTTCTTTCGTTTGAACAAATCGTCAACTCGCGCCTCTCACTCATACCACACTCTCTCaacacaacaccaacactACACTCTTTACTCAActcatccatcatgtccaacATCATCGCCTGGCTGGTCCCGACGGCGCGCAACTCCACCGCCGACAAGGCAACCCACCTCCCCTCCAACATCTCCCGCACCGTCCTCACAACTTCATCTCAAACCCTCACCTCGCGTCTCCCAAACCTCCTCACCAGCCGTCCTCCCCGCGCCATCCAACTCACATTCGACGCGGCCCCAAAGCGTCCCGGCTCCTTCGTCCTCGGTACAGACCCAGCATCCTGCGATGTTGTTCTCCCGCCGATGGAGGGTGTTGACGCGCGACACTGCGAGTTGAGCTTTGACGCCGAGGGAAGACTTGTTCTCAATGACTTTTCTGAGAGAGGAACGCAGGTCTGGTATGACTGGGAGAGCAACGGCGATCAGACAGACTACACATGGATCCTAAGCTCAGGCTCTCAACACGGATTCCCGAGTACAGTGCAGCGCATCACGGTGGACATCCAAGGCGTGCGGTTCCAGATCGTCGTAAACGACCACTCAGACGACTGGGACGCGTATCACGAAAAGGTGGACGAGTTCCTGCAGCAGCCCGCATGGACCGAGGGACTCTCAGCAGGTTGGGATAGGGGATCCGTCTCACCGGTAGCGCCGCTGTTCTCGACGGTACCGCTGTTTCAACACATCTTTGTCAAGGCGTTGGGCGAGGAGCCCGTCGGGGAGGTATACCTTTGGAATCTGGCACGGCCGTGGGAGCCCATGGTGAAGGCGGCGGCATGATATACCCTTTGAGGGACATTTTTTGGCGTTTCGGGATATTATCTTGTCTATACGAATAgttttctttgtctttggGTCATGTTTGTAACAAATCTTTCAGCAATAGGCAACGCCTCTCAAGGCTGGTGGTAACAGAGTTCATCATTAAAGCAAGGTATCACAACTCCTGGCTCCTTCTTAGTCCCATCCCATGCTTTTAATCCTCGCTCACCGCCAGcacctctctcttctcctcctcgttgtcCTGtgtctgctcctcctcgtccacagCGAAGCGCGTCATGCTGAACTCGGGCGCGCGTCTCCTCTGTCGCCTCTGAccgcccttcttgcccttgcgcaTCTTGGCAgtctcggcctcctcggccacgACGGCCTTCTCACCCTGCTTGTCCAGCATGGTGCCCTCCAGACTGAGGTAGCTGGTCTCGCCGCTGGTGCCGACGTCAAAGTTGCGTATCCGGAAGCggatcttgcccttgatcttctcgccGCTGCCGTCGGCCCAGAAGCCGGTGCTGTGGATCTGGCGAACAACACCGTGGTCGTCGGCGGTGATAACCGAGGCCGTCTCCTCGAAACCCTGAGCCTCGGGGGACTCGTTAGGAACCCACTTCCAGTCGGGCGGAAGACGACGCGCCTCAATCGACGCGTTGAACTTGCCAAAGCAGACGACGCCAATGTGTCCCTCGGTCTGAAGGTTGACGCTACCCTCCATCCAGGCACCGCGGCTAGGCACAAAGAGATCGACATCGGCCGTGATCCAGCCGAAACCAACAGCAGCCTCGTCCTTGGACATGACGGTTGTCGGAGTCTCGTCATCCATGGCCGCACCATTCCTGCCAGGCTTCTCACCAAAGGCGACATTCTTGTAGTCCAGGAGCACACCGCGCAGCGAGGGCACGTACTTGTTCTGGAGGTGCCGTAGGTGCTGGTACTGGCAGTTCGTCACGGGCTGCGCCCAGCCAATGGGGTAGAGAGGCTCGTAGAGAGACACGGTCTGTGTGAAGAAGGGGAATTGAGGGTTCGCGGGGATGTCGGGCGGCTGGTGGATGTTGGACTTGGATTTGGGCCTGGCGGGGATCGCGAAGTCGACGTCCATGGCATCAGGATCGGGCGAGGCATCCTCTTCGGGCTCAGCCTCGGGTTCGGGTTCGGGCTGGTGGTCCTTCTTGTGCTTCTTCTtatgcttcttcttcttctctccgtCAGCTACGACAGAGGCGTCTGCCTCCTCGACAGGGGCCGcgacatcatcgtcatgatgcttcttcttcttcttgtgcTTCTTTTCCGACTTGGGCTCTTCCACGGCAGCAGACTCGCTCTCAGCTGGCGCAacagcctcctcggcgtgcttatccttcttgctcttcttcttcttcttctccgccttCAGATCACCATTGACAACCTCCGGCGCAGGAAGATCTGCCGGGGCGACGCTCTTCGACTTTTTGTGTTTTCGTTCAGTGTCGACGGGTGCGTCTTCCTCTCGCGCgcgcttcttttccttcttggacttcttctcagccttggcggctGCGTGGTCGATTGGCGCCATTGCGTCGGTGGTTGTCGTGACGCTGGGAGTCGTAAGGTGTTGTAGACGGTTCGAGTGGGAAATTTTTTAGTCCCGTTTCCTTATCGATTATCGCCGGGCAAGGGTTCACCGAGACCACCGAGCCCGGTGGTGGGGCCTCACCGAGGTGAAGTTGAAATGGCCTACCCTATACCCATGAATTGTAAATCCAGTGCATGAGCGTATGCAGAGCAAATGACACCAGTGGACAATGTGTTTGAAGCTCTTCCAAGAATGAAAACCTCTCACAGTCTGCCGTCAGCCCATTGAGCCCTCTTGCTTCCCTCCATGAGTTCATTCCGTGTCAGTATAGCGACCTGCTGCCAACTTCCTCATCTGTCTTCCACTAAACTTTCTCACAAGTCTTCACATCAATATATCACACACGGGATTTCCGAGCCTATTCACATCAGACATAAAGAACAAACTTGACAGGGCACCACAAAGCTTCATACCTGCCTACAAGGGGAAAAGCACCCACCCCAGCCCAGGACACAATGGCATGATCACGGAGCAACAGCTCAGTGTTGGGATTCTTCTCTCCAATGACCTGACTCAAAGATGAAGTTGGGGAACTAGATTGTGCGAATGACAGTCATCAAAAGACATCGAGAGCGTCTACGAGGGTGAACTTAGAACTGCGGTCAACATACTCGAGCCGGTCACGGAGTCTCATCGTTCTAGCCCCCAGACTACAGAGACTGACAATGTCGACCAGAGTCTTGTCCCAGTCCACGATCCAAAATACGGGGCCCACATCGAAACAGCGACGATCTCTTCGTTCATCAAGCACAGGCGATCTTGTTCCCCCGGATCGCTACCAGTGGAGTCGATATCCATGAGTTCCCTTGGAGCTTCGGACCGTCCCTTCAAACACCGGATCACTGATCAATCGAGGCGATCGTGAACCGGATGCCTCATTACCCCAGAAATGAAGACTTAGGGTGACtgcagatcttggtgatgatctgTAGGGCATACTGGTGGCCGAGTTTGACAGATGACATTGTGTTGGGGAACTCAACATCGGGTGAACGATGAGGGGCAGTGGACATGAACGAAAACTCGGAGAACTGCGAGAGAATTCCGTCGCTTGTGCGGAACGGAAAACGAACCGCCTGAGCCTTCGGAGAAGCCATACTGACATGAATCGTCCCACTTGCATAAAGGAGGAATGTTCATGGATCCAAGACAGAGTTCCAAAGACCATCAACTACTGCCAGAAGCCCAACATGGAAGGTGAACGAAGTTCAACTCCGCTCATCGGGGCTGTGGACACGCAATCCACATGGCGAGGGCGTTATCAACCGAGTGTAGTAGTCAGTTCCGCGCGAATATCGCAGGCGAAAAGGCAACTGActcgaagccatcaagaccgAACGAAGGCAAGGTCATGTGGAGCCTAAACTATCAAGCCTGCATTGTCCAAGTTCCCTGCAGAACCGTAACGAAGGACCAAAGCATGGCGTTGTTCTCCATGGCGTATTAGACGGCGCGCGTGACGGCGTCTGTGACGGTCGGTCGAGGTGCAGGCAACGGAATGAATGCGAACAGGCGCGCTTTACCGGCAAGAATTCCCGATAAGTGGGAGAATGGAGAGCGTTTGAAACTCTATTTTGACAGAGACTCAGAGTTCTTCTGGAAGACACCAGGAAGGGAGGCAAAACCGTTTGTTTCTGAGGCAATGTCATTGTCAACGTCTGATGGAGGGTTGCCAGCCATGTGGTGATGCGTCAGTTTGGGGCGGTTTCACGTCTATTCTGGTCAATAAAGCCGACTTCCACAGGCTTTGAATCAGAGGCTTACTCCTGATCCACGAGAGAAGCTTCAAAGGAAAAACTGCCAGAAACGCCATGTGGTGTCGGTTGTCAATGGCGGTGCCTCTTCCGCCTTGAAAGGCTTGAAAGGAGCTCAGGGGATCCGCTCGCCAAGGTTCAGCCACCGCTAAAAACCCCCGACACCGACCCCGAGATCCAATGAGAATCGGCGGGAAGAGTTTTCTCCCTTCCTTCCGTCTTCTGACAAGGCACGGACACAGTGGATGGACCTGGAGGCTGGGAACTCAACTCGGTCTCCATGTGTGTGGGCACGTCAAGTTGAAAGGAAGTGTGAGTGGGTTTGGTTGAGAAGAGGACAAGACCTCTGAGTGGGCATTGCAAGATAGCAGAAGCGAGAAGGCCCCGAGGACGTCCAAAATCCACTAAATTGTTTTGCAAACCTTGATCCTGAGGCCATTGCCCTTCAACCAAAACCCACAGGGCACTGCCTCaagggccaagaagcaaaaaaTTGCGCACAGTATGAGAcggaagagggaaaagaggaaagaaagaaatatctCACCGACTCAGCAGAAGCGCGGAAGACGGGATAACGCCTTGGCTGACCGTGTGGACCAATTGGGCAAGGCAGGGTTGCAGCAACTAACATGGCTAGAGACGGCGGTTTGATGAAGCCGCCTTCACTTCTTTTTTTTGCAAGGTGAGATGCCGAGACTGACATACAGGTAGAAGCGTCAGCTGGGCAGGAAGATGAGACAGCCTGCTCCTGGCTACGTGGCGGGTTGCGAGGCGTGTTTGTGTGAATACCACCATCTCACCTCTCTATTGACTGAGGTGCACTTTCAGTAGGTTCCCGTCAATAGATGCCCGGTCCTTTGCCATGGCTTGATTGTGAGATGAGACAGATCCAGCCTCCGCAAATCGAAACAAGCTTATCGGCTTCCCGCGTCCACGCCCGTGGCTGGGCGGCTCAAGGCATGGCATGGGTATCGTGAGATTCAGCCAGCTCAACAAAGCCCGCCTCGTTCGGTGTCCGGCGTGCTTGGCAGCGCCAGCGCTGTTTCTTGTTTCTTGTTGACAAACAAGCCAAGTCTTGTTGCGCAGCCGACCGTCTCTGATTCCTCGCTGTTTTTCGCCCATCTCCGTCTAGGCCGTTTCCACCGATCCGCCGTTCCACTGCATTCTCTTCTCATGCCTgaggcatcatcaccagccaTCAGTGCGACCTCCGATTCCAGACGGTGCTGACGCTCCAGCTCGCATACAGTGTCAGATTCCTCCAAAGCAGGCTGTCAGGCAGCCATCCATGCCAATGCCAGGCAGTAAGAAAGACGACTCCACGATCCCAGGACACGCGGTTGTTGGTCGCGCCGACTGTCGCGGGTCCGCAGACTGAAGAGTTTTCTCGTCCGTTTCCTCGTCCGTTGACTACTGGCGTTTGCCCTTGAGAAAACGGAGTCCACGAATACAACGTCAACCCACCACACTCTGCAACTCGAATCGACCGATCGATTCAACCGCCCGGCGATTAAGCAGCGGCTCTTGCAAGGGTCCCAACAATCTGTTTGCTGTGTTTCCCCTGGCGGCTCCCCAGGTGCTTCAGAAACATGGAGGCCACACAGAAGGGCCGGGATTGCCAGGCACAGGACAGGGAGGTTGACGGGAATCAGGTACAGCGTGGCATCGCCAGGCACAAGATGGCCCAACCGCCCAGTCAGAGGCCTGCTCACAGCACCTCCCCATCGCCCAACCCTGGCCCGTGGCGCTCTAGGCCCTTTGAGTGCGTGCGTCTGCCGCCGTGTCGGGCCCTGACTAACGCACCGTGCCTGGCAAAGAGGGATGGCAGCCCGGACTGGCCTAGTCACATCCAGGCCTAGCGAGTGAGCCATTTTCCTCTGCTAGGGGACGGTCGGCGCGTGGGTGGGAAGCCCTCCCGGCAGCCAGCAAGACGGAGGATGCCAGAGACAGGCAGGGTTGCCTGCCACTGGCTGCCCTTGGGCCTTGCACACCATCAGAAGCCTTTCATGACTCCATCAGGCTATGAGGATTTTCATCCGAAGCAGCTGCACCGTCCCATCCCTATCGGCAACGTGCCGAGCGGGTCCACGtcgcctcctcttcccaCGAGTCTGCCCTTCTGTTTCCATGGCTTCCACGGCCAATCGAACAAACCGTCACTGCCCCTTTGACTAGTGACATGCTACCGGGGGTCGGCATCTCGAATCATGGAGCCGCCCTCCCTGACTCTGGAGCCTGACTCTGGGGTCCGAGAATCTGCCCTGCTCGACCTGGCAGTTCCACCCTTGCCCGCGGAGCGGTCACTCTCTCGGCGTCGTCCAAGTCGGCATTGGATCTGTTTCGCCTCGATGTGTGTGAGCTGTGCGTAGGTTCTTTGTCTCCGCCCTCGCAAACCTCCTCCATGGACCGTGGGCTGCTCACCCACACCCCCAGAGTCGATCTCATGTATATAAGGTCCATCACCTCCACCCCAGATGCACTCCCTTTCTTCTAGATCATCACCACAAGACATTCTCTCGTGATATTCCTTCCTTTCCAATCTTCTTCGTCACTCCCTCGGCTGGCCGTCGCCAAAAACAGACCTTGATCTGAGATCAGTCCTTTTACACAACAACTCACTTGTCCATTCCTTTATTCTCTCCGCCGTGCGTTGAGAAAGCAAGTCGAGCCAGTCTCCAACTATACCATTCAGCCAGTACAAAAGCTTTTTCACAAGACTTTTTACCAAACACCAAAACCAAACAGCCAAAATGTTTGCCAAGTTCACCGccgtcctcgccgccgcctcggctACCCTGGTCGCTGCCAGCCCCATTGCTCCCCGTggctcctctggctctgccAGCGTCACTCCCCACGACCAGTACTCCAGCAGCATTGGTGTCCTGGGATGCaagatcaacaccaaccgcGTCGCCTACTGGCCCGGTAGCGTCGACTGCAACAACATCTGCGTCAAGGTCTCCAACGAGGGACGCTCCGTCTACCTCCTCAAGATCGACTCCTCCGGTGGTGCCCACGACATCTCCTACGATGCCTGGAACTACCTCGGCTTCGGCAGCTCTGCCACCAAGGACCCTCATATGGGCGGTGGCATTGCCATGAACTACGAGTATGTCGACGCCTCCAACTGCAAGGACCTCATGGACGACGGAAAGCTgcccctcgccgccgccaacaGCATGAACTATGTCGCCTCCTGCCTCAGCGAGCCCAAGAGCTGGGTCGCCCAGAACTACGCCCTCtacaacatcaacgacccCGTTTGCAAGCACGGTGTCGATGAGAAGTGCCACCTCAACCTGGCCGTCAGCAACCAGCCCCAGTGCCCCAGCGGTCTCGGCTCCGTCAAGGAGAccaacctcaaggtcgagaacATCCTCTACGGCACTGGCAAGAAGGTCACTGCTCTGTAAAGGGAGAAAAGACAGGATTGTTGTAACATTTTGGTCTCATTGAATGATGATCACAATAGAAGAAACTCGCCGCCTTGGTGAAAGCCAGGATGTGTGCCACTCGCTACGAACGATATGAAAACTTGGGAAGGATACACAGGATAcaggaaaaaagaagactTTGTTTTTGCCATTTCATTCGCTTCATGTACATACTTTGATGGAAACAAGGTCAATACCATTCACATTACTTCACATGCACTTTCACTCTCTGCTTGAAACGTCACTCATGCGTGATAAGTCGTCTGTCGTTTTTTCTTAGCGGCTTGGTGTAAGCAGGCTCTCAAGTTTACCCCTGTTCTCAGCCCTCCCCCTTACACCCCtgccatcctcctcagcccTTTGCTTTTTGACGCTTCCCCTCTTGAGGCCCTTTCGACTTTTTTCACGAATCACACGAGAGCGGTCAGCCTGGGAGTTTCACCTCCTGTCGTTCTTGGTCCTTGCCAAACTCTTTTTTTCAAGTACCTGGTCCAACGTTTGCGCTTAGGGGGGTGGCTGGCCAATGAGGACTTGCAGGACCAAGGATTCATGTGCAGTTGAGAATCGGCCACGAGGGAATTTGAAACGAAACGTTTAATTAAAAGATGTTTGTTTTCTGCCTTGGCCGAACCTTTTTTGCGTGTTGCTTTGTTGTCCATGCATGATCAGCGCTTGGCCTTGTGGAAAACTGATCTTGTGATGGGATgtgctggctgggctgggtcCAACTTCTAACACACAAAGAGCCTGACGGTCAAAGATCGCACGGGTGACCAACGAGAACAGACCACGCAGTTTCCAAGATCTAGGGTTTTCGCTCAGAGTTTGTCCTACCAAGCAAGATGTGAAACAGACATGTCGGTTCGGCAAGGTTGGGGTAGCATCCGGGGAGGAACCTGAACCCATGTTTTTTTCCCGTGCGATCTGGCGGCCGGGCTGGGAAGGATGACGGGACGATTAAGATGAGACGGGGGAGAGGGCAAAAAACGCCGCAGGCGCTTCGACACGGCGTCTAAATGTCGTCCAGGGGTTAGATGTGCTGTACCTGCGTCAAACAGGGCTGGGGGTGTCTCATCCCTTCTCTTGGGACGGGACGCCGCTGGGGTTGGGAGGTGTAACGTAGCGGTCAGGTGGTTCGGTGTCGGTTTCGAGGTGAGGTGATGGGGGGAGGTTTAAACGGTGACTATGACCGTCTTGATGGTTCGTGAAACGGAGATAGGCTTTTGAACGGATGAGGGGGATGTGGTGCGATGTTGTGCAGTGGCGGGTTTCATGTCAAAGCTGTGTT encodes:
- a CDS encoding RPA43-OB domain-containing protein, with product MAPIDHAAAKAEKKSKKEKKRAREEDAPVDTERKHKKSKSVAPADLPAPEVVNGDLKAEKKKKKSKKDKHAEEAVAPAESESAAVEEPKSEKKHKKKKKHHDDDVAAPVEEADASVVADGEKKKKHKKKHKKDHQPEPEPEAEPEEDASPDPDAMDVDFAIPARPKSKSNIHQPPDIPANPQFPFFTQTVSLYEPLYPIGWAQPVTNCQYQHLRHLQNKYVPSLRGVLLDYKNVAFGEKPGRNGAAMDDETPTTVMSKDEAAVGFGWITADVDLFVPSRGAWMEGSVNLQTEGHIGVVCFGKFNASIEARRLPPDWKWVPNESPEAQGFEETASVITADDHGVVRQIHSTGFWADGSGEKIKGKIRFRIRNFDVGTSGETSYLSLEGTMLDKQGEKAVVAEEAETAKMRKGKKGGQRRQRRRAPEFSMTRFAVDEEEQTQDNEEEKREVLAVSED